Proteins from a genomic interval of Psychrobacter fulvigenes:
- a CDS encoding cation diffusion facilitator family transporter: MSPNDLNPEQNSSPNQTNANPQHASEGTGRPESLQKDSKIKNYTHGNQDTHDHDEHLEVTTAPRDTKGYQRTLLFSFIIITAYMFIEAIGGWLTGSLALLSDAGHMLSDAIALGATLMAFKIGEKSATHQKTFGYKRFEILVATVNGATLVIIAVMIFYEAIKRFNSPTDIASEGMLIIATIGMLVNILVAWLMHRGSRTKADEHQHSHDLSTEQASSNGTQKARKKRSEEPVNLNMHSAYLHVLSDLMGSVAAIVAALLMIAFGWIWADAVASVVVAILILISGYRVVRDSVHILMEGTPADISLVEVEQRMVAHPQVHKIHDLHVWSITSGLNALSCHVVVDGEMSIYESSLLIADLEQRLLDLGIDHATIQVESLLHSHTRAHGDALVCDILERPSEGNNHIGHSH; the protein is encoded by the coding sequence ATGAGTCCAAATGATTTGAACCCTGAACAAAATAGCAGCCCCAATCAAACAAATGCTAATCCTCAGCACGCTTCTGAGGGTACTGGTCGTCCTGAGAGTCTACAGAAAGACAGCAAAATAAAGAACTATACCCATGGTAATCAAGACACTCACGATCACGACGAGCATTTAGAGGTCACAACGGCACCGCGAGACACCAAAGGCTATCAGCGCACGCTGCTATTTAGCTTTATTATCATCACTGCTTATATGTTCATCGAGGCGATAGGTGGCTGGCTCACTGGTAGTTTGGCGCTATTATCCGATGCAGGCCACATGCTAAGCGACGCCATAGCACTTGGCGCAACCTTGATGGCATTCAAAATCGGTGAAAAGTCTGCCACCCATCAAAAAACTTTTGGTTATAAACGTTTTGAGATTTTGGTCGCTACCGTCAATGGTGCCACTCTCGTCATTATCGCTGTCATGATTTTTTATGAAGCCATTAAACGCTTTAACTCACCGACTGACATTGCTAGCGAAGGTATGCTCATCATTGCCACTATTGGCATGTTGGTCAATATTTTGGTCGCTTGGCTCATGCACCGAGGTAGCCGTACCAAAGCAGATGAACACCAGCACAGCCATGACTTAAGTACAGAGCAAGCATCATCTAACGGCACGCAAAAAGCACGCAAAAAGAGATCTGAAGAGCCAGTTAACCTCAATATGCACAGTGCCTATTTGCATGTATTAAGTGACTTGATGGGTTCTGTTGCCGCTATTGTCGCCGCTTTATTAATGATTGCGTTTGGTTGGATATGGGCGGATGCGGTGGCATCAGTGGTGGTTGCCATACTGATATTAATCAGTGGTTATCGCGTGGTACGCGACTCGGTACATATCTTAATGGAAGGCACGCCAGCAGACATATCACTGGTTGAGGTAGAGCAAAGGATGGTAGCGCATCCACAAGTGCACAAGATACATGATCTACATGTGTGGAGTATTACCAGCGGCCTAAATGCCTTATCTTGTCACGTTGTGGTCGATGGTGAAATGAGCATTTACGAGTCTAGTTTACTGATCGCTGATCTGGAACAGCGCCTATTAGACCTTGGTATCGACCATGCTACTATTCAGGTTGAGAGCCTGTTACATTCGCATACTCGAGCACATGGTGATGCACTGGTCTGTGACATATTAGAGCGTCCTTCTGAGGGTAACAATCATATTGGTCACAGTCATTAG
- a CDS encoding primosomal protein N' has product MLVQVALPVPLYRVFDYSVPADTNTLSSPSLPHIGCRVEVSFGRQTLIGIVVAHVSEAESSVPIKKLKPINKCLDAEPILDASMLTLAHWLARYYHYPLGDVLAVILPSLVRQGKPLDLLITHWRILPHITDDDFRANAKKQKQQFDMLKLHGERGASEDVLLLEGMQRSFLKTLEEKGLIERYIQPKQAPSPVKLAKMPLDLNDEQQLAVAAIVAAHEAKRYTGFLLNGITGSGKTEVYLQAMQAVLEAGKQVLILVPEIGLTPQTRARFASRFAAQIVLLHSGMSNTHRLQGWQDCRIGHAQIIIGTRSAVLYPFADLGLIVVDEAHDGSYKQQDTLRYHAADVALYRGLQYNIPVVLGTATPSLEHLKLVDDGKLVECQLLTRPGNAKPATMQLIDARLHSTHQQTTDDGTRYDTGLTDALIGAIRQTLEAGDQVLIFLNRRGYAPVLLCEACGWQADCPRCDAHLTVHYNSQAQQSNYSNSSYLKCHHCDWQAYIPKVCPDCGSQNLDAKGMGTTRLSENLHAIFANPQTSKELYPIIQIDRDTTRRKDSWENIYQRINQGNPAILVGTQMVAKGHHFPNVTLVCLPNADRGFLSADFRSPEHTAQLMIQVAGRAGRGDKAGRVLIQTLQPDNELLLKLVKDGYLSFARELLQERKMMGLPPHSHAALIRCEGKTLAATTQALKDAVINLPHGHNLAVLGPIDAPMSKKNSRYHAQLLLLAKDRQQLHHVLNQWWQPVLAMPSAKYLKLTLDIDPVGW; this is encoded by the coding sequence ATGTTGGTACAAGTTGCTCTACCCGTGCCCCTTTATCGGGTATTTGACTATAGTGTACCGGCAGATACTAACACTTTATCAAGCCCCTCTTTACCGCATATTGGGTGCCGCGTTGAGGTGTCATTTGGTCGTCAGACCTTAATCGGTATCGTGGTTGCTCATGTCTCTGAAGCTGAGAGCAGCGTCCCCATCAAAAAGCTAAAACCCATCAATAAATGCTTGGACGCTGAGCCTATCTTAGATGCTAGCATGCTCACGCTCGCTCATTGGCTTGCCCGTTATTATCACTACCCACTTGGTGACGTCCTAGCCGTCATCTTACCAAGCCTAGTTCGTCAAGGAAAACCACTAGATCTTCTGATCACCCACTGGCGAATTTTGCCACACATCACCGATGACGACTTTCGCGCCAATGCAAAAAAACAAAAGCAACAGTTTGACATGCTTAAACTACATGGCGAGCGCGGTGCTAGTGAAGATGTCCTGTTATTAGAAGGCATGCAGCGGAGCTTTTTAAAAACGCTAGAAGAAAAAGGTCTTATAGAGCGCTATATTCAACCCAAACAAGCACCTTCACCTGTCAAGCTCGCAAAAATGCCGCTTGATCTCAATGATGAACAGCAGCTTGCCGTTGCAGCCATTGTTGCTGCCCATGAAGCTAAACGCTATACAGGATTTTTATTAAACGGCATTACTGGTAGTGGCAAGACTGAAGTCTATCTACAAGCGATGCAAGCCGTATTAGAAGCTGGTAAGCAGGTTTTGATTCTCGTGCCAGAGATTGGACTGACACCGCAGACGCGTGCACGCTTTGCTAGCCGGTTTGCCGCTCAGATTGTGTTGCTTCATTCAGGCATGAGCAATACCCATCGCTTGCAAGGCTGGCAAGACTGCCGTATTGGTCATGCACAAATCATCATCGGGACACGCTCAGCGGTGCTTTATCCTTTCGCAGATTTAGGCCTCATCGTCGTCGATGAAGCGCATGATGGCTCTTATAAACAGCAAGATACCTTGCGTTATCATGCTGCCGACGTCGCGCTTTATCGCGGTCTGCAATACAACATCCCAGTCGTGCTTGGTACTGCCACCCCTTCTCTTGAGCATTTAAAACTGGTTGATGATGGCAAGCTGGTAGAGTGTCAGCTGCTTACTCGTCCTGGTAATGCAAAGCCTGCAACGATGCAGCTGATCGATGCGCGCTTGCACAGTACTCATCAACAAACAACCGATGACGGCACGCGCTATGATACAGGTTTAACCGATGCACTCATTGGCGCGATACGACAAACGCTTGAAGCTGGCGATCAAGTATTGATATTCTTAAATCGTCGCGGCTATGCCCCTGTCTTGTTATGCGAGGCTTGCGGTTGGCAGGCAGATTGCCCACGCTGTGATGCCCATTTAACCGTTCATTATAATAGCCAAGCCCAGCAGAGTAATTACTCAAATAGTTCATATTTGAAATGCCACCACTGCGACTGGCAAGCCTATATTCCAAAAGTTTGCCCTGATTGCGGTAGTCAAAATTTAGATGCTAAAGGCATGGGCACCACAAGGCTGAGCGAAAACTTGCACGCTATTTTTGCCAATCCACAAACCAGTAAAGAGCTGTATCCAATTATCCAAATCGATCGCGATACCACAAGGCGCAAAGACAGCTGGGAGAATATCTATCAGCGTATCAATCAAGGCAATCCTGCCATCTTAGTTGGCACACAGATGGTCGCCAAAGGCCATCATTTCCCCAATGTTACCTTGGTTTGTTTGCCCAATGCTGATCGCGGTTTTTTGTCCGCAGATTTCCGCTCGCCTGAACATACCGCACAGCTAATGATTCAAGTAGCAGGGCGTGCTGGACGCGGTGATAAAGCTGGGCGCGTACTCATTCAAACGCTGCAACCAGATAACGAGCTATTATTAAAACTGGTGAAAGATGGTTATCTCTCCTTTGCGCGTGAATTGCTGCAAGAGCGAAAGATGATGGGGCTGCCGCCTCATAGCCATGCCGCGCTGATACGTTGTGAAGGCAAGACCCTGGCTGCTACCACCCAAGCACTCAAGGATGCGGTTATTAATCTGCCTCATGGACACAACCTTGCAGTACTTGGTCCTATCGATGCGCCGATGAGTAAAAAGAACAGCCGCTATCATGCACAATTGCTGCTCTTAGCCAAAGATAGACAGCAATTACATCATGTATTAAATCAATGGTGGCAGCCAGTACTTGCCATGCCAAGCGCCAAATATCTTAAGCTTACCTTAGACATCGACCCTGTTGGTTGGTAG
- a CDS encoding RidA family protein — MTRQTIQTDNAPAAVGTYSQAVKVGNTVYVSGQLGFDPQTMELKDGFEAQAKQVFANLKAVCEAAGGSLNDVVKFNVSLTDLSDFAVLNEIFAENLSEPYPARAAVQVAALPKGGVVEIEAILYIE, encoded by the coding sequence ATGACTCGTCAAACCATCCAAACTGATAACGCCCCTGCAGCCGTTGGCACTTACTCACAAGCGGTCAAAGTTGGCAATACCGTTTATGTTTCAGGTCAGCTTGGTTTCGACCCTCAGACTATGGAGCTAAAAGACGGCTTTGAAGCGCAAGCTAAGCAAGTATTCGCTAATTTAAAAGCGGTCTGCGAAGCAGCGGGTGGCAGCTTAAATGATGTGGTTAAATTCAACGTGTCTTTAACTGACTTAAGCGATTTTGCTGTCCTGAATGAGATATTCGCTGAAAACTTGAGCGAGCCTTATCCTGCCCGCGCAGCTGTACAGGTCGCCGCATTGCCTAAAGGTGGCGTGGTTGAGATTGAAGCTATCCTGTATATTGAGTAA
- a CDS encoding RelA/SpoT family protein translates to MSQTLPKLSHPLVDEAQYDLLRSVGYLGAADRRDIIDACKFGDIAHIKDKRKSGEPYITHPIAVAEILAGFRLDRDSIIAAILHDTVEDTDVSDDEIEQRYGKVVATLVDGVTKLKSSNHDKQQNKAATFHKILTATLADPRVLIIKLADRLHNMSTLDAVRPEKQRATAQETLDFYVPFARLMGLNDIADYIEVLCYRNLDSEMYNKLSDKLLQHGLGRNFQRESIHRYLSIVLSNLGLNGHVKVLDNRVVIYRQFFRNRGEINALLRHYAFEIVLDSIEECDKLAYYLIKKYQIENSHIKDNIRRPLPGGNQSLTLIYERDSDFVKVTILTKKMQNAARLGVIGAEHASDVSRSVIQASLRNMKELVDEDTLNENNPDFTAAVSTINELMDYLHSSKIICYSPQGRAYELSQGATALDFAYAVGPMVGNVAVGANIDGKKAKLGTVVKNGQQVEIEVNSHSEPKAEWLGFVVTNKAREEILRWFKDLSTADKQHHGQQALDRALKTYQKSLDDLTDNDWKNLIEWRGVPEKDALFQQISSGTLLPQLVVSRLFSDEVSTLQTQQQNNGMTQAQQLIANATGVELDFANCCHPIYGDPIVGHLSRHGLVVHRHKCFSLDDIRKDNPYQVIQLRWRDDKTVKTNEADAINGKTTGEIRFPAYLKLSIALSDEQISEVIYHLRQLNIGVEKVDVRSTDTIVHVIVRSRNHLAQGIRDLRSLLGFPNIIRLYQL, encoded by the coding sequence ATGAGCCAAACCTTACCCAAACTCAGTCATCCTCTGGTTGACGAAGCTCAGTATGATTTGCTGCGTTCAGTTGGGTATCTTGGCGCAGCAGATCGCCGTGATATTATTGATGCGTGCAAGTTTGGTGATATCGCTCACATAAAAGATAAGCGCAAATCAGGTGAGCCCTATATCACCCATCCGATTGCGGTTGCTGAGATTTTAGCAGGCTTCCGCTTAGATCGAGACAGCATTATAGCTGCGATTTTGCATGATACCGTCGAAGATACGGATGTTAGTGATGATGAAATCGAACAGCGCTATGGTAAAGTTGTCGCCACACTGGTCGATGGTGTGACTAAACTAAAATCATCCAATCATGATAAGCAACAAAACAAAGCCGCTACCTTTCATAAAATCCTAACCGCAACCCTCGCTGATCCACGCGTATTAATCATCAAGCTTGCTGACCGCTTGCACAACATGTCTACGCTTGATGCGGTACGTCCAGAAAAGCAGCGCGCGACCGCCCAAGAAACGTTGGACTTTTATGTGCCATTCGCACGTTTGATGGGGCTCAATGATATTGCTGATTATATCGAAGTGCTTTGTTATCGTAACCTTGATTCTGAGATGTACAACAAGCTGTCTGACAAGCTATTGCAGCATGGGCTTGGGCGCAACTTCCAAAGAGAGTCCATTCACCGTTACCTCAGTATTGTCCTCAGTAATTTAGGACTAAACGGACACGTAAAAGTACTCGATAATCGCGTGGTGATATATCGCCAGTTTTTCCGTAATCGCGGTGAGATCAATGCATTGCTACGCCACTATGCTTTTGAGATTGTGCTTGATAGCATCGAAGAGTGTGACAAGCTCGCTTACTACCTGATAAAAAAATACCAAATAGAGAACTCTCATATTAAAGACAATATTCGTCGCCCTCTGCCAGGTGGTAACCAATCACTGACGCTGATATATGAGCGTGACAGCGATTTTGTGAAAGTCACTATTTTGACCAAAAAAATGCAAAATGCTGCACGGCTTGGAGTCATTGGTGCTGAGCATGCCTCCGATGTCAGTCGCTCAGTCATCCAAGCATCGCTGCGCAATATGAAAGAGTTGGTCGATGAAGATACCTTAAATGAAAACAACCCAGATTTTACAGCGGCTGTCTCTACGATTAATGAGCTAATGGACTACCTACACTCTAGCAAAATCATCTGCTATAGTCCGCAAGGCCGTGCTTATGAGCTATCACAAGGTGCCACAGCGCTGGACTTTGCTTATGCTGTTGGGCCTATGGTTGGTAATGTGGCTGTTGGCGCAAACATCGATGGTAAAAAAGCCAAGCTTGGTACGGTGGTCAAAAATGGCCAACAGGTTGAGATTGAAGTAAACAGCCACTCTGAACCAAAAGCGGAATGGCTAGGATTTGTGGTGACCAATAAAGCCCGTGAAGAGATACTGCGCTGGTTTAAAGACTTATCGACCGCCGATAAGCAACATCATGGTCAGCAAGCATTGGATCGTGCGCTAAAAACCTACCAAAAGAGTCTCGACGACTTAACAGATAACGACTGGAAGAACTTGATCGAATGGCGAGGCGTACCAGAAAAAGACGCGTTATTTCAACAAATAAGCTCTGGTACTCTACTGCCACAGCTTGTGGTGTCACGCTTATTTAGCGACGAAGTCAGCACTCTACAAACGCAACAACAAAACAATGGCATGACACAGGCGCAGCAGCTAATCGCGAACGCGACAGGCGTCGAGCTTGATTTTGCCAATTGTTGTCATCCTATTTATGGTGACCCAATTGTAGGCCATTTATCACGGCATGGTCTGGTCGTACACCGCCACAAATGCTTTTCGCTAGACGATATTCGTAAGGATAATCCTTATCAAGTCATACAGCTGCGCTGGCGTGACGATAAAACGGTCAAAACGAATGAGGCAGATGCAATCAATGGTAAAACCACTGGAGAGATTCGTTTCCCAGCTTATCTAAAGCTTTCTATCGCTCTCAGTGATGAGCAAATCAGTGAAGTCATCTATCATTTGCGTCAGCTCAATATCGGTGTCGAAAAGGTCGATGTGCGCAGTACTGATACTATCGTCCATGTCATCGTCCGTAGTCGCAATCACTTAGCACAAGGCATTCGTGACCTGCGCTCATTACTAGGCTTCCCAAATATCATACGATTGTATCAACTATAA
- the rpoZ gene encoding DNA-directed RNA polymerase subunit omega yields MARVTIEDCLDNVDNRFELVLVASKRARQLAKGIAEPMVDVDNDKPTVLALREIAAGKITRDILNQPEHNFATSSLDLALSGDHSF; encoded by the coding sequence ATGGCACGAGTGACGATTGAAGATTGTTTGGATAATGTTGATAATCGCTTTGAGCTGGTTTTAGTTGCCAGTAAACGCGCCCGTCAATTGGCCAAAGGTATCGCTGAACCAATGGTTGATGTCGATAATGACAAGCCTACTGTTTTGGCACTGCGCGAAATCGCTGCTGGCAAAATCACCCGTGATATTCTAAATCAACCAGAGCACAACTTTGCAACCAGCTCACTAGATTTAGCATTGTCAGGTGACCATAGCTTTTAA
- the gmk gene encoding guanylate kinase, translated as MTGSLFIITAASGTGKTSLVKQLLATTNDLTVSVSHTTRDPRPGEIDGHHYHFTDVASFTAGVDEGKFLEHAEVFGNYYGTSEQSVRAQLDAGIDVILEIDWQGALQVKKIFADAITVFILPPSLTTLRQRLSSRNQDTAEVIEQRLAGAVTEMEQYVHFDFVIINDSFEVALTELKAIIVADRQTLKRQQQRYHRTITTLLNNKALD; from the coding sequence ATGACAGGTTCATTATTTATTATTACTGCCGCCTCTGGTACTGGCAAAACATCACTGGTTAAGCAGCTATTAGCCACCACCAACGACTTGACTGTCAGTGTCTCCCATACCACTCGCGATCCACGACCTGGCGAGATTGATGGCCATCATTATCATTTCACTGATGTCGCATCATTTACAGCAGGAGTCGATGAGGGCAAGTTTTTGGAGCATGCAGAAGTATTTGGGAATTATTATGGTACCTCAGAGCAAAGCGTACGAGCACAGCTAGATGCGGGTATTGATGTCATCTTAGAGATTGACTGGCAAGGCGCTCTACAGGTCAAAAAAATATTTGCCGATGCCATTACAGTTTTTATTTTACCGCCAAGCCTGACAACGTTACGTCAACGCTTATCATCTCGTAACCAAGATACTGCCGAGGTCATCGAACAACGTTTGGCTGGCGCAGTGACCGAGATGGAGCAATATGTACACTTTGATTTCGTCATTATTAATGACAGCTTTGAGGTTGCATTAACAGAGCTAAAGGCCATCATAGTCGCTGATAGACAGACTTTAAAGCGTCAGCAGCAGCGCTATCATCGCACCATCACAACCTTGCTGAATAATAAAGCACTCGATTAG
- the ispH gene encoding 4-hydroxy-3-methylbut-2-enyl diphosphate reductase, whose amino-acid sequence MQIYLANPRGFCAGVDRAIAIVNEALTRFEPPIYVRHEVVHNKFVVSDLANRGAVFVEELDEVPDGSIVIFSAHGVSKAVEDEAERRDLTVFDATCPLVTKVHIEVAKFAQGGMDAVLIGHAGHPEVEGTMGRFNHRHGGQIHLVENEADVEKLTVQNAERLAFVTQTTLSMDDTARVIDALRDKFPSIQGPRKDDICYATQNRQDAVKDLAGRCEVVLVVGSPNSSNSNRLRELAERMNCRAYLIDNASEMNHKWFDGVQSVGVTAGASAPEILIQEVLQQLQDWGGDLPSELSGIEENVTFSLPKALRIPVTQVGK is encoded by the coding sequence ATGCAAATTTATCTTGCCAATCCACGTGGGTTTTGTGCTGGTGTGGACCGTGCGATTGCGATTGTGAACGAAGCATTGACCCGTTTTGAACCTCCTATTTATGTCCGTCATGAGGTCGTACATAATAAGTTTGTGGTCTCAGATCTTGCCAATCGCGGCGCAGTATTCGTCGAGGAGCTCGATGAAGTGCCGGATGGCTCCATCGTTATTTTCTCTGCACATGGGGTCTCAAAAGCGGTCGAAGATGAGGCTGAGCGCCGTGATCTCACTGTGTTTGATGCAACTTGTCCTTTGGTCACCAAAGTGCATATCGAAGTAGCAAAGTTTGCCCAAGGGGGGATGGATGCTGTATTGATTGGTCACGCTGGACATCCTGAGGTTGAAGGCACTATGGGGCGTTTTAACCACCGTCATGGCGGTCAAATCCATTTGGTCGAAAACGAAGCAGACGTCGAAAAACTGACGGTACAAAATGCTGAGCGCTTGGCTTTTGTTACCCAGACCACCCTTTCGATGGATGATACAGCGCGCGTCATCGATGCACTGCGGGACAAGTTCCCTAGTATCCAAGGGCCACGCAAAGATGATATCTGCTACGCCACCCAAAACCGCCAAGATGCGGTCAAAGACTTAGCTGGTCGCTGTGAGGTAGTGTTGGTCGTCGGCTCACCAAACTCGTCTAACTCTAATCGCTTGCGTGAATTGGCCGAGCGCATGAACTGCCGCGCGTATTTGATTGATAATGCGAGTGAGATGAATCATAAATGGTTTGATGGGGTGCAAAGTGTCGGTGTCACCGCTGGTGCGTCAGCGCCTGAGATTTTAATTCAAGAAGTACTGCAACAGTTGCAGGATTGGGGCGGCGATTTGCCAAGTGAGCTGTCAGGTATTGAGGAGAACGTGACCTTTAGCCTGCCTAAAGCTTTACGTATTCCAGTCACACAAGTGGGTAAGTAA
- a CDS encoding thioesterase family protein, producing MSAYYNFIKREQQEDGVCVAHYQPTKHAQGAWNEHEQHMAPATGVLTAELSQFAPQNNMRIARISLDILGLIPLDEFTITTRCIRPGKTIELVEAVMSSRGRDCIIARAWRLMTQDTSEIAGLEDQKAVNKPEELAVWDDMKGWPGGFIESVRLVAAPDRREGKGMVWITNDIEMVEGETTDDLVHLLGMVDTANGVVPRLGLGLSELQWMFPNTDLQIHMHRTPQGKWLGIEAVQQYGDDGIGLTSAVLHDVHGPFGRSEQILTIRPMPR from the coding sequence ATGTCAGCTTATTACAACTTTATCAAACGTGAACAGCAGGAAGACGGTGTCTGCGTTGCACACTATCAGCCAACCAAGCATGCGCAAGGCGCTTGGAATGAGCATGAGCAACATATGGCACCAGCAACAGGTGTACTCACAGCAGAGCTGAGCCAGTTTGCGCCGCAAAACAACATGCGCATCGCACGTATTAGTCTGGATATATTAGGACTGATTCCGCTCGATGAGTTTACGATTACCACCCGCTGTATTCGACCGGGCAAGACGATTGAGCTTGTGGAGGCGGTGATGAGTAGTCGCGGGCGTGATTGCATTATTGCTCGTGCGTGGCGGCTGATGACTCAGGATACCAGCGAGATTGCAGGGCTTGAGGATCAAAAGGCAGTGAACAAGCCAGAAGAGTTGGCCGTTTGGGATGATATGAAAGGCTGGCCGGGCGGTTTTATCGAAAGTGTGCGTTTGGTCGCTGCTCCCGATCGTCGCGAAGGCAAAGGTATGGTTTGGATAACCAATGACATCGAGATGGTAGAGGGCGAAACCACCGATGATTTGGTGCATCTATTGGGTATGGTAGATACCGCCAACGGCGTGGTGCCAAGACTTGGTCTAGGATTGTCAGAGCTGCAATGGATGTTCCCCAATACTGATTTGCAAATTCATATGCATCGCACGCCACAAGGGAAATGGCTAGGTATCGAAGCTGTGCAGCAGTATGGCGACGACGGTATAGGGCTCACCAGTGCGGTATTGCATGATGTACATGGCCCTTTTGGTCGTAGCGAGCAAATTCTTACGATTCGTCCGATGCCGCGCTAG
- a CDS encoding catalase: protein MSNDMSDKKCPYAPTQLTMGNGAPVADNQNSLTAGKRGPLLAQDVWLNEKLGNFVREVIPERRMHAKGSGAFGTFTVTNDITKYTRAKIFSEVGKQTEMFARFSTVAGERGAADAERDIRGFALKFYTEEGNWDMVGNNTPVFFMRDPRKFPDLNKAVKRDPRTNMRSPTNNWDFWTLLPEAFHQVTILMSDRGLPASYRNMHGFSSHTYSFWNEENERFWVKFHFRTQQGIKNLTDAEAAEVVGMDRESNQRDLFNAIENGDFPKWKMYVQIMPEEEADQVPYHPFDLTKVWPKGDYPLIEVGEFELNKNSNNYFVDVEQAAFAPSNLVPGISVSPDKMLQNRLINYADAQRYRVGVNHQQIPVNKPRCPVMSNHRDGEGRVDDNYGGRPHYEPNSFSQWQEQPEYAEPPLKINGDAAHYDFREDDDDYFSQPRALFNLMNDEQQQVLFENTARNMGDAPDFIKYRHIRNCNWCEPAYGEGVAKALGMTVEDAMAARESDPAGHLPSCL, encoded by the coding sequence ATGAGCAACGACATGAGCGATAAAAAATGTCCCTATGCACCGACCCAATTAACGATGGGTAATGGCGCACCAGTCGCTGACAACCAAAACAGTCTCACGGCAGGTAAGCGCGGTCCACTATTGGCGCAAGATGTCTGGCTAAACGAGAAACTAGGCAACTTTGTGCGTGAAGTGATTCCAGAGCGCCGTATGCACGCCAAAGGATCTGGTGCCTTTGGTACGTTTACCGTGACCAACGACATCACCAAGTACACCCGTGCCAAAATCTTTAGTGAAGTGGGCAAGCAGACTGAGATGTTTGCGCGCTTTAGTACGGTTGCAGGCGAGCGCGGTGCTGCTGACGCTGAGCGTGACATTCGCGGCTTTGCGCTGAAGTTTTATACCGAAGAGGGCAACTGGGATATGGTGGGTAACAATACGCCAGTATTCTTTATGCGTGACCCGCGTAAATTCCCAGATTTGAACAAAGCGGTTAAGCGTGACCCACGTACCAATATGCGTTCACCAACCAATAACTGGGATTTTTGGACGCTATTACCAGAAGCATTCCATCAGGTTACTATTTTGATGAGTGATCGTGGCCTGCCAGCATCTTATAGAAACATGCATGGCTTCAGCTCGCATACTTACAGCTTTTGGAATGAAGAAAATGAGCGCTTTTGGGTGAAGTTTCATTTCCGTACGCAGCAGGGCATCAAAAACTTAACTGATGCTGAGGCAGCAGAAGTCGTCGGTATGGATCGCGAGAGCAATCAAAGAGACTTATTTAATGCCATCGAAAATGGTGATTTCCCTAAGTGGAAGATGTATGTGCAAATCATGCCTGAAGAGGAAGCGGATCAAGTACCTTATCATCCGTTTGATTTGACCAAAGTATGGCCAAAAGGGGATTATCCGCTGATTGAAGTAGGTGAGTTTGAGCTCAATAAAAACTCGAACAACTACTTTGTTGATGTCGAGCAGGCAGCTTTTGCGCCAAGTAACCTAGTGCCAGGCATCAGTGTCTCGCCAGATAAAATGCTGCAAAACCGTTTGATTAACTACGCCGATGCTCAGCGCTATCGTGTCGGTGTCAACCATCAGCAAATCCCTGTTAACAAGCCACGTTGCCCAGTGATGAGCAACCATCGTGATGGTGAAGGGCGTGTCGATGATAACTATGGCGGTCGTCCACACTATGAGCCAAACAGCTTTAGCCAGTGGCAAGAGCAGCCTGAGTACGCTGAGCCACCACTCAAGATCAACGGCGATGCAGCACACTATGATTTCCGTGAAGACGATGACGATTACTTTAGCCAGCCACGTGCGTTGTTTAACTTGATGAATGATGAGCAGCAGCAAGTACTGTTTGAAAACACCGCCAGAAATATGGGTGATGCGCCTGACTTTATTAAGTATCGTCATATCCGTA